DNA sequence from the Chitinivibrionales bacterium genome:
AATTAATGCATAATTTTTCCCATTATTTGAAGGAAGTGAAAGCCGGCGAGCAGATCACGATACTGGAGCGGCATAAACCGGTGGCCGATATCATTCCGCACAATGAGAATATCCGATATCCCGGATGGAAACGAATGGTCAAGCGGCGGAAAATCGGCGGAGAATCTTTTTCCGACACGGTTACGAAGAGCAGGGAAGAAAATTGAGAGCGGTTATCGATACCTCAACGCTTTTTAAAAAATATGTCGATGAGGAAGGCTCTTCGGAACTCGCCGATATTCTCGACTCAATTACCGAAATTATCGTTGCACCCACTTTGCTCATCGAATTTTATTCCATAATTGAAAGACGGCTCCGGGAAAAAAGCCTGAAAGTATCTGATGCGAAATGGGTAGAGAAGGAGCTTCTTTTCGATTACTCATTTTTCGGCATAGTCGAATGGAACGAACATCTCCAGAACGAATCCATATCGCTTATTCGTAAACATCAGTTGAAAGCACTCGACAGCATCCAGCTTGCCGCGGCAAAAACAGCCGAGCCCGAGTTATTTATAACATCGGACTGCAGGCTTGAAAAATCCGCAAGGAAAGAGATGAAAAAAGTCGTATTTATTTAAGAGTCCCTAACAAAATGAAGTCCAGCTCTGGCCGGCTGCTAAAACCCATTGGCTTCGTTTGGCTGCATCGCCATATCTCGGC
Encoded proteins:
- a CDS encoding type II toxin-antitoxin system prevent-host-death family antitoxin, yielding MMQLVNIRELMHNFSHYLKEVKAGEQITILERHKPVADIIPHNENIRYPGWKRMVKRRKIGGESFSDTVTKSREEN
- a CDS encoding PIN domain-containing protein, which codes for METNGQAAENRRRIFFRHGYEEQGRKLRAVIDTSTLFKKYVDEEGSSELADILDSITEIIVAPTLLIEFYSIIERRLREKSLKVSDAKWVEKELLFDYSFFGIVEWNEHLQNESISLIRKHQLKALDSIQLAAAKTAEPELFITSDCRLEKSARKEMKKVVFI